A portion of the Zootoca vivipara chromosome 6, rZooViv1.1, whole genome shotgun sequence genome contains these proteins:
- the LOC118086775 gene encoding galanin receptor type 1-like, translated as MEEAVSNATVCSHDFGFEQANASLSWPSISGSGPETVIVPVLFGVIFLLGMVGNMLVLVVLGHLRPGGRPSRSATNIFILNLSIADCSFLVFCVPFQATIYSLPEWVFGAFFCKWVHYLVMTTMLVSIFTLVAMSVDRYIAVVHAKRSLCIRSKRNATLGVGVIWLLSLLIAIPVAQHQALMRGHRQAPNSSFCWEHWADNPAAKQVYKVTILVVGYLLPLVLITCCYAKVIRHLQKKVKNISKKSERSKRKTAQTVLLVVAVFLISWLPHHVITMWAEFGKFPLNDISFTFRIIAHCLAYGNSCINPIIYAFLSENFRTACRQVFTCKGLLQPPPAEKMVRIRMENFSTSHSTTNV; from the exons ATGGAAGAAGCTGTGAGCAATGCCACCGTTTGCAGCCATGACTTTGGGTTCGAACAGGCCAACGCCTCCCTTTCCTGGCCAAGCATATCTGGAAGTGGCCCAGAGACGGTGATTGTGCCTGTGTTGTTTGGGGTGATCTTCCTCCTGGGCATGGTGGGGAATATGCTGGTCCTGGTGGTGCTTGGCCACCTCCGGCCAGGTGGGCGCCCATCACGCAGTGCCACCAACATCTTCATCCTCAACCTGAGCATTGCAGACTGCTCTTTCCTCGTCTTCTGCGTCCCCTTCCAGGCCACCATCTACTCCCTGCCCGAATGGGTCTTCGGTGCCTTCTTCTGCAAGTGGGTCCACTACCTGGTCATGACCACCATGCTGGTCAGCATCTTCACCTTGGTGGCCATGTCGGTGGACAGGTACATCGCCGTGGTGCATGCCAAGCGCTCGCTCTGCATCCGTAGCAAACGCAACGCCACCCTGGGCGTGGGGGTCATCTGGCTCCTGTCTCTGCTCATCGCCATCCCGGTGGCTCAGCACCAGGCCCTCATGAGAGGCCACCGGCAGGCACCCAACAGCTCCTTCTGCTGGGAGCATTGGGCAGACAACCCTGCGGCCAAGCAGGTCTACAAGGTTACCATTCTGGTGGTGGGTTACCTGCTACCTCTGGTGCTCATCACCTGCTGCTATGCCAAG gTTATACGCCATCTTCAAAAGAAGGTGAAGAATATTTCCAAGAAGTCAGAGAGATCCAAAAGAAag ACAGCTCAAACAGTGCTGCTGGTGGTTGCTGTCTTTCTAATCTCCTGGCTCCCGCACCACGTCATCACTATGTGGGCTGAGTTTGGCAAGTTCCCCCTGAACGATATCTCCTTCACCTTTCGCATCATCGCACACTGCTTAGCCTATGGGAACTCTTGCATCAACCCCATCATCTACGCTTTCCTGTCGGAGAATTTCCGCACAGCCTGCCGGCAAGTCTTCACATGCAAGGGCCTCCTTCAGCCGCCTCCTGCAGAGAAGATGGTGAGGATCCGCATGGAGAACTTCTCCACTTCTCACTCAACAACCAACGTGTGA